The nucleotide window TTTTAAGCATCTAGTGCTGCCTCTCTTTCTGCTTTTTAGTTTTGGAGTATTTTACACTTACTACAAGTTCACTATGAGCTGGTTATCATGTCCTAATGCTTCAGTCAAAACACAAGTCTGCCCCGAAGACCACACCACGGGTACTCACAACTACACTTTAGTAAAGCCGCAATTACCACAATTACCAGTCACTAAACCACCTGCCGGGGAAGAAATCCAGGAGAATCAtgacaatgacatcatcatgtTAATCTGGACCTGGCCATTTGGATTTAAATTTGATGTAAACGCCTGTAGCCCAAAGTTTGGTATTACAGGATGTCAGATTACAGATGACAGAAGCCAATATGACAAAGCCGATGGTGTTCTGTTTCATCACAGAGATATCGGTGATGATATTGCAAACCTGCTAAGCAAGCCGAGACCTCCATATCAAAAGTGGGTGTGGATGAACATGGAGTCTCCTGATAATTCAGGCAGACAAAACTGGCTAGATGATGCATTTAATTTGACATCAAATTATCGGAGAGATTCCGATGTCTGGGTGCCTTATGGGAGAATCAAAAAAACAACGGGGAAAGATAAAACCTTTGAAATACCACCAAAAGATAAAATCGTCTGCTGGATCGTCAGTAATTGGAACCCCAACTTTAGGagagtgaaatattttaatgaactcAGCCAGCACATTAAAGTAGAGGCTTACGGCAGAGCCTTCAACAGGTACGTCAGCGATGATGATTACAACAAGATTTTACCAAGCTGTAAATTCTACTTAGCGTTCGAGAACTCCATCTACCAGGACTACTTCTCTGATAAGCTGTTTGACCCCATGAAAGTCGGCACCGTTCCTGTGGTTATTGGGCCACCCAGGGACAACTATGAGGAGTTCATTCCTgcagattcattcattcatgtggACGATTTCGAATCTCCTCAAAAACTGGCAGAATATCTCACGTTTCTGGACCAGAACAAGGAGAAGTATGAGCAGTACTTCAACTGGAGAAAAATTTTCATTGTTGAAGGTTCATTTTTCGGTCTTGAACATGCTTGCCGAAGTTGTAATTATATAAGAAGCTACCAGGGCTACAGAGTAtttaaaaacatcaataaaTGGTACTGGGGTTAGCTAGCCACTGGAAATCCAACCGTTCTTCTAAAAATGTCATGAGGAGTTTTTCCCAACCAAGAAACTTGATCTAATTTTCAGAACATAGTTATTGGTTATTGCGGTCTCAGGCTGTTTGTGTGGAATTGTATtcgtttttgttgttttattaaagattaatgAATAAGTTTACCTGTAAAGAACTGGAGAAAAGAcatgtttttaatttctttaagagttacaatgtgtttatttccattctacaaaaatttaactttggactgtatatatagtaatgtatatgtaacaaataaaggaTTAACTTAACTTATTaaacagtgtgatgagaactcacaggattgggatgttcacaaataaattgttaaaaaaatcatactgtgtgatttccggatttttccatttagattctgtctctcacagtggaaatgcacctatgctaaaaattTTAGATCCCTCCATGAAATCTTTTTTGACTTACTTTTTAGATTAGCAACACAACATAATAATGATGAgtccttaaacacacacacacacacacacacacacacacacacacacacacacacacacacgagagtaCAGCGATCTTATAGTTAGAAAagtgttctgttctgttctgtcaATAAAGACAGTCTGAAGATGGGGTCCCTGCTCTAGTGTGAGAGATCCTTATGGTTCTCCCAGCCTGTTAACTGACCCAGGACCAATACAGGACCATGAGGGAGGACAGACAGGTCCTGATCACACAGTCTTAGGAGTCAGAGCTGAGTGACACAGTAACTGAGGAGTCCAGTACGGAGCCCGTCTTGTAGAGTCACATCAGCTGATTGGGCAGGTCGTGTCTCCTCGTCTCTTGGTGAAGGCAGACTGATGTTCCTATCCCACTGGAAGTCCTGGAAGTTTAGTGTCTGACCTGCTCCAAACACACCGGACTAATCAGCTCATTAACAGACCTACTGACAGACAGAAAGCAGACTGACTACCTAACAGtaatctcttctctctctctctccctcattacacctgtctctcctgagctgccagtgatccagaccccctctgtcctctggacctgtctgacttgtcctggtgtccctcttctggttggagatctcgtcacacgtgtggtctgtctgggatgcgtgtggtgactgggtacggttccactttaccataaagacagtcctgtcctcggctgatacagacacagctgttctctgaggactcgtcattgcagtcgctcgatagttcaggactggagtttcctacagtccaTCTGAGTCTTCattaacaaactggactccatatgaacttctccagatctcctgttatactgaacttccagcctcctaacacacagtatgagtgcagatcaatccctgctatccgttatcacccagatgaggatgggttccctgttgagtctggttcctcctaaagtttctacattataaaataaataggccatcgtgaaaaacgggattttaaaataaataatgacattttgaaataaaaacaggcggaattaaataaaatgcctctgcaatacatttaggcatttggcagacgctcttatccaaagcaacttacatttttatctcattacacatctgagcagttgagggttaagggccacgctcaagggcccaacagtggcaacttggtggttgtgggatttgaacctgggatcttttgaACCGTAggccgaga belongs to Clarias gariepinus isolate MV-2021 ecotype Netherlands chromosome 2, CGAR_prim_01v2, whole genome shotgun sequence and includes:
- the LOC128542958 gene encoding 4-galactosyl-N-acetylglucosaminide 3-alpha-L-fucosyltransferase 9-like, whose amino-acid sequence is MTSNHSVASFKHLVLPLFLLFSFGVFYTYYKFTMSWLSCPNASVKTQVCPEDHTTGTHNYTLVKPQLPQLPVTKPPAGEEIQENHDNDIIMLIWTWPFGFKFDVNACSPKFGITGCQITDDRSQYDKADGVLFHHRDIGDDIANLLSKPRPPYQKWVWMNMESPDNSGRQNWLDDAFNLTSNYRRDSDVWVPYGRIKKTTGKDKTFEIPPKDKIVCWIVSNWNPNFRRVKYFNELSQHIKVEAYGRAFNRYVSDDDYNKILPSCKFYLAFENSIYQDYFSDKLFDPMKVGTVPVVIGPPRDNYEEFIPADSFIHVDDFESPQKLAEYLTFLDQNKEKYEQYFNWRKIFIVEGSFFGLEHACRSCNYIRSYQGYRVFKNINKWYWG